Proteins from a genomic interval of Streptomyces sp. Tu6071:
- a CDS encoding adenylate/guanylate cyclase domain-containing protein — MSGAETGADQADAPGAHPSLEEALLGGARRWTRREVAELAGIPGERTERIWKALGFPTADDKARVFTDADVEALRVGERLIAAGLMTEHSETAMARALGHHLSRLAEWQVDTLLAWLEPDDLPEGGEGALATHALALLPEMELLQRHVWRRHLAARTQRARAETRYGSSAARGTRPARAASSSASRAEHLPPGDAGLRTLAVGFTDMVGYTRLTRAPSSTDFMRVLDSFEELTSSAVVDGGGRSVKTIGDEILYVCESPAAAASIALELAAGSGTGQLPTVRTGLAYGEVLHRFGDVYGAVVNVAARLTSLARSGTVLIDTALASELHGCAHYELTALRPVSVRGYSRLRPTLLKHAGRTPRG, encoded by the coding sequence GTGAGTGGCGCGGAGACCGGCGCCGATCAGGCCGACGCTCCCGGGGCGCACCCTTCGCTGGAGGAGGCACTCCTCGGCGGCGCACGCCGGTGGACGCGACGCGAGGTCGCCGAGCTGGCCGGCATACCGGGCGAGCGGACCGAACGGATCTGGAAGGCGCTGGGCTTTCCCACCGCCGACGACAAGGCGAGGGTCTTCACGGATGCCGATGTCGAGGCCCTGCGGGTCGGAGAGCGCCTGATCGCCGCGGGTCTGATGACCGAGCACAGCGAGACGGCGATGGCGCGCGCCCTGGGACATCATTTGTCGAGGCTGGCGGAATGGCAGGTCGACACCCTGCTGGCCTGGCTCGAGCCCGACGACCTCCCCGAGGGCGGTGAGGGGGCTCTGGCGACTCACGCTCTCGCGCTGCTGCCGGAGATGGAATTGTTGCAACGACACGTGTGGCGCCGCCATCTCGCCGCCCGCACCCAGCGCGCCCGCGCGGAGACACGATACGGCTCCTCCGCGGCAAGGGGGACGCGGCCCGCCCGCGCGGCTTCCTCCAGCGCGTCGAGGGCTGAGCACCTGCCGCCCGGGGACGCCGGCCTGCGCACGCTCGCCGTGGGCTTCACCGACATGGTCGGCTACACACGCCTGACCCGCGCACCGAGCTCGACCGACTTCATGCGGGTACTCGACTCCTTCGAGGAACTCACCTCAAGTGCGGTCGTCGACGGCGGCGGGCGAAGCGTGAAGACGATCGGTGACGAGATCCTCTACGTCTGCGAATCGCCCGCCGCCGCCGCGAGCATCGCACTCGAACTGGCGGCCGGATCCGGAACCGGGCAGTTGCCCACCGTGCGCACGGGCCTGGCATACGGGGAGGTGCTTCACCGGTTCGGTGACGTATACGGCGCGGTGGTCAACGTCGCCGCACGCCTGACCAGTCTCGCCCGCTCCGGCACGGTCCTGATCGACACCGCCCTGGCGAGCGAACTCCACGGCTGCGCGCACTACGAGCTCACCGCGCTCCGCCCCGTGTCCGTACGCGGGTACAGCCGCCTGCGGCCCACCCTCCTCAAACACGCCGGACGAACCCCACGCGGGTGA
- a CDS encoding RHS repeat-associated core domain-containing protein produces the protein MPLLARLFEWNATRRSRTPTPFRNPYRFVGGTYEKTTCYVKFGQRWYDPTTGRFTTQDKLSFLANPDRGNHYAYAGDDPINNIDPTGKSFLASLSKVGGYAWKSVNVANDLATVGKMWNATLDGDYGKAVGIGFGLAVGKAVEGACIGVPP, from the coding sequence TTGCCGCTGCTGGCCAGGCTTTTCGAGTGGAATGCCACGAGAAGGTCGAGGACACCCACCCCATTTCGTAACCCCTACCGCTTCGTTGGCGGCACCTACGAGAAGACCACTTGCTACGTGAAATTCGGCCAACGCTGGTACGACCCCACCACCGGCCGCTTCACCACCCAGGACAAGCTCAGTTTCCTCGCCAATCCTGACCGAGGAAACCACTATGCGTACGCTGGCGACGACCCCATCAATAATATTGACCCGACAGGGAAGTCGTTTCTCGCCTCCTTGTCCAAGGTCGGTGGCTACGCGTGGAAATCTGTAAACGTAGCGAATGACTTGGCAACAGTGGGGAAAATGTGGAACGCGACTCTCGACGGTGATTACGGCAAGGCTGTCGGCATCGGTTTTGGGTTGGCCGTAGGAAAGGCTGTTGAGGGTGCCTGCATAGGGGTGCCACCGTAG
- a CDS encoding DUF6233 domain-containing protein, whose amino-acid sequence MRICEGLGSCGGPSHRHDFRQLTQPLPPGRRHGASTWRASSSPSIGKRSRGITRDQTLGALAEGVEVCDHCRPDTALGWMG is encoded by the coding sequence CTGCGTATATGCGAAGGCCTCGGTTCCTGCGGGGGGCCTTCGCATAGGCACGATTTTCGCCAGCTCACGCAGCCCCTCCCGCCCGGCCGTCGTCACGGGGCCTCGACATGGCGCGCATCGTCGTCGCCGTCGATCGGGAAGCGCTCGCGCGGGATCACCCGCGACCAGACGTTGGGGGCGCTCGCTGAGGGCGTCGAGGTGTGCGACCACTGCCGACCCGACACCGCGCTCGGGTGGATGGGCTGA
- a CDS encoding ATP-dependent Clp protease ATP-binding subunit, producing the protein MSLSSFGSLGGQDPFSDLLNRFFGMSPGSSPPAVQRVPIGRLLSDSARELLARASRRAEQDGSADLDTEHLLWAATQVEPTRSLLARAGADPEALAERLARVLPGESAVPSAEPGLTPAAKRVLIGAHARSQAAGVSYIGPEHILASLVDGSSPAVERVLGDSGADAERMREEAGRGGEDGTGAGRQGGAGREDSATPTLDEYGRDLTEEAKAGRLDPVVGRAEEIEQTVEVLSRRSKNNPVLIGEPGVGKTAIVEGIAQRVVSGDVPKTLKDRRVVALDLPGLVAGSKYRGEFEERLKKVIDEVRAARDSTILFIDELHTVVGAGAGGEGAMDAGNILKPALARGELHVVGATTIDEYRKNIEKDAALERRFQPVMVSEPSVEETVQILQGLRDTYEAHHQVRFTDEALAGAAELSDRYVTDRFLPDKAIDLIDTAGARVRLRSLGGSTEATELEDRLAKLGREKDQAVAAEDFERADGLKREIAAARGELDGIAERREGVREVTVDDIAEVLSRRTGIPVAQLTEDEKQKLMKLEEALHSRVVGQEEAVTAVAQAVRRNRAGMGDPDRPVGSFLFLGPTGVGKTELAKALAELLFGDENRMVRFDMSEFQEKHTVSRLVGAPPGYVGHEEAGQLTEKVRRSPYSVLLFDEVEKAHPDVFNTLLQVLDDGRLTDAQGRTVDFRHTVVIMTSNIGAQRILDHHGDVSGIKDELMEDLRGRFLPEFLNRVDEIIVFHGLGDTELTSILDLLLAHSERRVRAQGLGLEITPAAKKLLVAHGTQPEFGARPLRRTLQAELDNRIADLLLGGEADPGDTVVVDVGDESLQTSVRKGEGGAAPGEAEGAA; encoded by the coding sequence ATGTCACTGTCGTCCTTCGGGTCCCTCGGCGGTCAGGACCCCTTCTCCGACCTGCTCAACCGCTTCTTCGGGATGTCCCCCGGGTCCTCGCCGCCCGCCGTGCAGCGGGTGCCGATCGGGCGGCTGCTGAGCGACTCGGCGCGTGAACTGCTCGCGCGGGCGTCGCGGCGGGCCGAGCAGGACGGGAGCGCCGACCTGGACACGGAGCATCTGCTGTGGGCGGCGACCCAGGTGGAGCCGACCCGTTCGCTCCTGGCGCGGGCCGGGGCCGATCCCGAGGCGCTCGCGGAGCGGCTCGCGCGGGTGCTGCCGGGCGAGAGCGCGGTCCCCTCCGCCGAGCCGGGGCTCACCCCGGCGGCGAAGCGGGTGCTGATCGGCGCGCACGCGCGCTCGCAGGCCGCCGGGGTCTCGTACATCGGCCCCGAGCACATCCTCGCGAGCCTGGTCGACGGCTCGTCCCCGGCCGTCGAACGGGTCCTCGGGGACAGTGGCGCCGACGCGGAGCGGATGCGCGAGGAGGCCGGGCGCGGCGGCGAGGACGGCACGGGTGCGGGGCGGCAGGGCGGCGCGGGCCGTGAGGACAGTGCCACGCCGACGCTCGACGAGTACGGCCGCGACCTCACGGAGGAGGCGAAGGCGGGCCGCCTCGATCCGGTGGTGGGGCGCGCGGAGGAGATCGAGCAGACCGTCGAGGTCCTGTCGCGGCGCTCGAAGAACAACCCCGTGCTGATCGGGGAGCCGGGCGTGGGCAAGACCGCGATCGTGGAGGGCATCGCGCAGCGCGTCGTGAGCGGCGATGTGCCGAAAACGCTCAAGGACCGGCGCGTCGTCGCGCTCGACCTGCCGGGGCTCGTCGCGGGCTCGAAGTACCGGGGCGAGTTCGAGGAGCGCCTGAAGAAGGTCATCGACGAGGTGCGCGCGGCGCGGGACTCGACGATCCTCTTCATCGACGAGCTGCACACCGTCGTCGGCGCCGGTGCGGGCGGCGAGGGCGCGATGGACGCGGGCAACATCCTCAAGCCGGCGCTCGCGCGCGGCGAGCTGCACGTCGTGGGCGCGACGACGATCGACGAGTACCGCAAGAACATCGAGAAGGACGCGGCGCTCGAACGCCGCTTCCAGCCCGTCATGGTCTCCGAGCCGAGCGTCGAGGAGACGGTGCAGATCCTCCAGGGCCTGCGCGACACGTACGAGGCGCACCACCAGGTGCGATTCACCGACGAGGCGCTCGCCGGGGCCGCCGAGTTGTCGGACCGCTACGTCACGGACCGCTTCCTGCCGGACAAGGCGATCGACCTCATCGACACCGCGGGGGCGCGCGTCCGGCTGCGCTCGCTCGGCGGCTCGACGGAGGCGACGGAGCTGGAGGACCGGCTCGCGAAGCTGGGCCGCGAGAAGGACCAGGCGGTCGCGGCCGAGGACTTCGAGCGGGCGGACGGCCTCAAGCGGGAGATCGCCGCGGCGCGGGGGGAGCTGGACGGGATCGCCGAGCGGCGCGAGGGCGTGCGCGAGGTGACGGTCGACGACATCGCGGAGGTCCTCTCGCGCCGTACCGGTATCCCCGTCGCGCAGCTCACCGAGGACGAGAAGCAGAAGCTCATGAAGCTGGAGGAGGCGCTGCACTCGCGCGTCGTGGGGCAGGAGGAGGCGGTGACGGCCGTCGCGCAGGCGGTGCGCCGCAACCGGGCCGGGATGGGCGACCCGGACCGGCCCGTGGGCTCCTTCCTCTTCCTCGGCCCGACCGGGGTCGGCAAGACGGAGCTGGCGAAAGCGCTCGCGGAGCTGCTCTTCGGCGACGAGAACCGCATGGTGCGCTTCGACATGAGCGAGTTCCAGGAGAAGCACACCGTCTCGCGGCTCGTCGGTGCCCCGCCCGGCTACGTCGGGCACGAGGAGGCGGGGCAGCTCACCGAGAAGGTGCGCCGCAGCCCGTACAGCGTGCTGCTGTTCGACGAGGTCGAGAAGGCGCACCCGGACGTCTTCAACACGCTGCTCCAGGTGCTCGACGACGGACGGCTCACCGACGCGCAGGGCCGCACGGTGGACTTCCGGCACACCGTCGTCATCATGACGTCGAACATCGGGGCGCAGCGCATCCTCGACCACCACGGCGACGTCAGCGGCATCAAGGACGAGCTGATGGAGGACCTGCGGGGGCGCTTCCTGCCGGAGTTCCTCAACCGCGTGGACGAGATCATCGTCTTCCACGGCCTGGGCGACACGGAGCTGACCTCGATCCTCGACCTGCTCCTGGCCCACAGCGAGCGGCGGGTGCGCGCCCAGGGGCTCGGCCTGGAGATCACCCCGGCGGCGAAGAAGCTGCTCGTCGCGCACGGCACGCAACCGGAGTTCGGCGCGCGGCCCCTGCGCCGCACGCTCCAGGCGGAGCTGGACAACCGCATCGCCGATCTGCTCCTCGGTGGCGAGGCGGACCCGGGGGACACGGTGGTCGTGGATGTGGGGGACGAGTCGCTCCAGACGTCGGTGCGCAAGGGTGAGGGCGGGGCGGCTCCGGGTGAGGCGGAGGGGGCTGCCTGA
- a CDS encoding alpha/beta fold hydrolase produces the protein MRAPRSSPTLAVLAAALLLTGPAAAGAVAAPAAAAAAPTVRFADIPGDGGTVLKGNVVAPADTSRTYPLVVLPTSWSVPQIEYLAQAQKLAETGYVVVTYNSRGFLQSGGEIEVGGPKDVADASAVIDWALAHTPADAAHIGMAGVSYGAGISLLAAGHDPRIKAVAALSGWGDLIDSIYSGRTQHAMAGALLGGLGFLTGRPSAEFQQILKDFLGSNLAKEDEMIAWGKVRSPATYLDGINRNKPAVFLGNAWGDSFFPPNQYADFFSKLAGPKRLEFRPGDHATSEATGLLGLPNDTWTDTRRWLDHYLKGEDNGVRNEAPVHLSSRSGGGYEDYASWQDVGKAATKLDLGGSQRIATNLDSGADGGVTLLSNALDQLVKLPPAVSVPLLPRAWTGVWQSSAYGSERHVRGTTRLHTTVTPTKADGTFVAYLYDVGPLGVGKLVTHAPYTFHDRTPGQPFAVDLDLYATAYDVPAGHKLALVVDTVDPLYIEHNPAGAQLTFSSPAADPSYLSVPLREQ, from the coding sequence ATGCGCGCTCCCCGCTCCTCCCCCACGCTCGCCGTCCTGGCGGCGGCACTCCTGCTCACCGGGCCGGCCGCCGCCGGAGCCGTCGCGGCCCCCGCCGCCGCTGCCGCCGCCCCGACCGTCCGCTTCGCGGACATCCCCGGCGACGGCGGCACCGTCCTCAAGGGCAACGTCGTCGCCCCGGCCGACACGAGCCGCACGTACCCCCTCGTCGTCCTGCCCACGAGCTGGTCCGTGCCGCAGATCGAATACCTTGCGCAGGCCCAGAAGCTCGCCGAGACGGGGTACGTCGTCGTCACGTACAACTCGCGCGGCTTCCTCCAGTCCGGCGGCGAGATCGAGGTCGGCGGCCCGAAGGATGTCGCGGACGCCTCGGCGGTCATCGACTGGGCGCTCGCCCACACCCCCGCCGACGCCGCGCACATCGGCATGGCCGGGGTCTCCTACGGGGCGGGGATCAGCCTGCTCGCGGCCGGGCACGACCCCCGGATCAAGGCGGTCGCCGCGCTGAGCGGCTGGGGCGACCTGATCGACTCGATCTACAGCGGTCGCACCCAGCACGCGATGGCCGGCGCACTCCTCGGCGGCCTCGGCTTCCTCACCGGGCGGCCGAGCGCCGAGTTCCAGCAGATCCTGAAGGACTTCCTCGGCTCGAACCTGGCCAAGGAGGACGAGATGATCGCGTGGGGCAAGGTCCGCTCCCCCGCGACGTACCTCGACGGCATCAACCGCAACAAGCCGGCGGTCTTCCTCGGCAACGCCTGGGGCGACTCCTTCTTCCCGCCCAACCAGTACGCCGACTTCTTCTCCAAGCTCGCGGGCCCCAAGCGCCTGGAGTTCCGCCCCGGCGACCACGCGACGTCGGAGGCGACGGGTCTGCTCGGGCTGCCCAACGACACGTGGACCGACACGCGTCGCTGGCTCGACCACTACCTCAAGGGCGAGGACAACGGCGTGCGGAACGAGGCGCCCGTGCACCTCTCCTCGCGCTCGGGCGGCGGCTACGAGGACTACGCGAGCTGGCAGGACGTCGGCAAGGCCGCCACGAAGCTCGACCTCGGCGGCAGTCAGCGCATCGCCACGAACCTCGACTCGGGCGCCGACGGCGGCGTCACCCTCCTGTCCAACGCACTCGACCAGCTCGTCAAGCTGCCCCCCGCCGTCTCGGTGCCGCTCCTTCCGCGCGCCTGGACAGGGGTGTGGCAGTCCTCGGCGTACGGGAGCGAGCGCCACGTGCGCGGCACGACCCGCCTGCACACGACGGTGACCCCGACCAAGGCGGACGGCACCTTCGTCGCGTACCTCTACGACGTGGGCCCGCTCGGCGTGGGCAAACTCGTCACCCACGCCCCGTACACCTTCCACGACCGCACCCCGGGGCAGCCCTTCGCCGTCGACCTGGACCTGTACGCGACGGCGTACGACGTCCCCGCGGGCCACAAGCTCGCCCTCGTCGTGGACACGGTCGACCCGCTCTACATCGAGCACAACCCGGCCGGCGCTCAGCTGACCTTCTCCTCGCCCGCGGCCGACCCCTCGTATCTGTCGGTACCGCTGCGCGAGCAGTGA
- a CDS encoding amino acid ABC transporter permease, producing MKSVLSPRGERGASALYDIPGPRTRRRHALYGVAATAVLLGLLGWLLYLLFDTDQFTAAKWTPFEYVGIQELLLRGLGNTLKAFAISAVLALALGTLLAVGRLSEHRLVRWPATALVEFFRAMPVLVMIFFVFIALKVQPLPALVTGLTLYNGSVLAEVFRSGIASVDRGQREAAYALGMRKTQVMAYILIPQAVRAMLPSIISQLVVALKDTSLGYLITYEEFLHAGKLIASNLDYDLPFIPVVMVISPVYIGMCMLLSWLAQWLARRERRDPRAEAARTPEPGPGAPLQNTAPPAR from the coding sequence GTGAAGTCCGTCCTCTCGCCCCGCGGGGAGCGCGGGGCCAGCGCCCTCTACGACATCCCCGGGCCGCGCACCCGCCGCCGGCACGCCCTCTACGGCGTGGCCGCGACCGCGGTGCTCCTCGGCCTCCTCGGCTGGCTCCTCTACCTGCTCTTCGACACCGACCAGTTCACGGCGGCCAAATGGACTCCCTTCGAGTACGTCGGCATCCAGGAGCTCCTGCTGCGCGGGCTCGGCAACACGCTGAAGGCGTTCGCGATCTCGGCGGTGCTCGCCCTCGCGCTCGGCACCCTCCTCGCGGTGGGGCGCCTGTCCGAGCACCGCCTCGTCCGCTGGCCCGCGACCGCGCTCGTGGAGTTCTTCCGGGCGATGCCGGTCCTCGTGATGATCTTCTTCGTCTTCATCGCGCTGAAGGTCCAGCCCCTGCCCGCCCTTGTCACCGGGCTCACGCTCTACAACGGCTCGGTGCTCGCCGAGGTGTTCCGCTCGGGGATCGCGTCCGTCGACCGCGGCCAGCGGGAGGCGGCGTACGCGCTCGGCATGCGCAAGACGCAGGTCATGGCGTACATCCTGATCCCGCAGGCCGTCCGTGCCATGCTGCCCTCGATCATCAGCCAGCTGGTCGTGGCGCTCAAGGACACCTCGCTCGGATACCTCATCACCTACGAGGAGTTCCTCCATGCCGGGAAACTGATCGCGTCCAACCTCGACTACGACCTGCCCTTCATCCCCGTGGTGATGGTCATCTCGCCCGTCTACATCGGGATGTGCATGCTCCTGTCCTGGCTGGCGCAGTGGCTCGCGCGGCGGGAGCGCCGCGATCCGAGGGCCGAGGCGGCCAGGACACCGGAGCCGGGCCCCGGTGCCCCGCTCCAGAACACCGCGCCCCCCGCCCGCTGA
- a CDS encoding amino acid ABC transporter permease gives MDVLTQNFSEYGKGFLGTLELTVYASLLALALGFVMASFRVAPVGSLRAFGTAWVTVLRNTPLTLLFFAVLLGLPRFGLVLPFQLFAVLALGCYTSAFICEALRSGINTVPKGQGEAARSLGMSFGQTLTTVILPQAFRAVIPPVGSQLIALAKNSAIAGAFSVTELLGTYKTLNELGFNIVWVFVWIAVGYLILTLAISALFNYLEHRWGVPR, from the coding sequence ATGGACGTACTGACCCAGAACTTCTCGGAATACGGAAAGGGTTTCCTCGGCACGCTCGAACTCACCGTCTACGCCTCGCTGCTCGCCCTCGCCCTCGGCTTCGTCATGGCCTCCTTCCGGGTCGCCCCGGTCGGCAGCCTGCGCGCCTTCGGCACCGCGTGGGTCACGGTGCTGCGCAACACGCCGCTCACACTGCTCTTCTTCGCGGTGCTGCTCGGGCTGCCGCGCTTCGGGCTCGTCCTGCCCTTCCAGCTCTTCGCCGTGCTCGCGCTCGGCTGCTACACCTCGGCGTTCATCTGCGAGGCGCTCCGCTCGGGCATCAACACCGTGCCCAAGGGACAGGGTGAGGCGGCGCGTTCGCTCGGCATGAGCTTCGGTCAGACCCTCACGACAGTGATCCTCCCGCAGGCGTTCCGTGCCGTGATCCCGCCCGTGGGCTCGCAGTTGATCGCCCTCGCGAAGAACTCGGCGATCGCGGGCGCCTTCAGCGTCACCGAACTCCTCGGCACGTACAAGACGCTCAACGAACTCGGCTTCAACATCGTGTGGGTCTTCGTCTGGATCGCCGTCGGCTACCTCATCCTGACCCTCGCCATCAGCGCCCTGTTCAACTACCTCGAACACCGTTGGGGGGTGCCCCGGTGA
- a CDS encoding glutamate ABC transporter substrate-binding protein translates to MTSTSTDIPDAGHHSRERSPHRSRTHSHGRSRRSAHHHSRKPRHHSRRTALLLALLCLLAAACGKEGSPPAKGPSAAELPRYRVDSGFRLPDSATWRKARARGRLVVGAKEDQPYLGEKDPASGRYSGFDIEIAKMVAAGLGFPANRISFRTIASANRETSLQNGQIDYYVGTYTINDNRKKLVGFAGPYYMAGQGLLVRKDEDSIKGPADLDGKRVCSAAGSTPYQRIQHDYPKADLVSYDTYSICVDNLLTYQVDAVTTDDSILLGYAAKVPEELKVVGKPFSEEPYGIGVPRKDNALRLAIDGILAARERDGTWKKAYDATLGLSGVPAPKPPPIDRYPAS, encoded by the coding sequence GTGACCAGCACCAGCACCGACATCCCGGACGCGGGCCACCACTCGCGCGAGCGCTCGCCCCACCGCTCCCGCACGCACTCGCACGGCCGCTCCCGCAGGTCCGCGCACCACCACTCCCGAAAGCCCCGCCACCACTCCCGGCGCACCGCCCTCCTCCTCGCGCTCCTCTGTCTCCTCGCCGCCGCCTGCGGCAAGGAAGGCAGTCCCCCCGCGAAAGGCCCGAGCGCCGCCGAACTGCCGCGCTACCGCGTGGACTCCGGCTTCCGGCTGCCCGACTCGGCGACGTGGCGCAAGGCCAGGGCGCGTGGCCGGCTCGTCGTCGGCGCCAAGGAGGACCAGCCGTACCTGGGCGAGAAGGACCCGGCGAGCGGCAGGTACAGCGGCTTCGACATCGAGATCGCGAAGATGGTCGCGGCGGGACTCGGCTTCCCCGCGAACCGGATCAGCTTCCGCACGATCGCCTCCGCCAACCGCGAGACCTCGCTCCAGAACGGCCAGATCGACTACTACGTCGGTACGTACACGATCAACGACAACCGCAAGAAGCTCGTCGGCTTCGCCGGGCCCTACTACATGGCCGGTCAGGGCCTGCTCGTGCGCAAGGACGAGGACAGCATCAAGGGGCCCGCCGACCTCGACGGCAAACGCGTCTGCTCGGCGGCCGGATCGACCCCGTACCAGCGCATCCAGCACGACTACCCGAAGGCCGACCTCGTCTCGTACGACACGTACTCGATCTGCGTCGACAACCTGCTCACCTACCAGGTCGACGCCGTCACGACCGACGACTCGATCCTGCTCGGCTACGCGGCGAAGGTGCCCGAGGAGCTGAAGGTGGTCGGCAAGCCCTTCTCCGAGGAGCCGTACGGGATCGGCGTGCCCCGCAAGGACAACGCGCTGCGCCTCGCGATCGACGGCATCCTCGCCGCGCGCGAGCGCGACGGCACCTGGAAGAAGGCGTACGACGCGACGCTCGGCCTCTCCGGCGTCCCCGCCCCGAAGCCACCACCGATCGACCGCTACCCGGCCTCCTGA
- a CDS encoding amino acid ABC transporter ATP-binding protein: protein MAVEPLIELRDVNKYYGQLHVLQDVSLTVHRGEVVVVIGPSGSGKSTLCRTVNRLETVQSGSILLDGEPLPDEGRGLARLRTEVGMVFQSFNLFAHKTVLQNVSLAQIKVRGRKREDADRRSRELLARVGLAPQADKYPAQLSGGQQQRVAIARALAMDPKALLFDEPTSALDPEMINEVLDVMKQLAESGMTMVVVTHEMGFARSAADRVVFMDGGRIVEDRTPEEFFTAPESERAKDFLSKILKH, encoded by the coding sequence ATGGCCGTCGAGCCACTGATCGAACTGCGTGACGTCAACAAGTACTACGGGCAGTTGCACGTACTCCAGGACGTCTCGCTCACCGTGCACCGCGGGGAGGTGGTGGTCGTGATCGGCCCCTCGGGGTCCGGCAAGTCCACGCTCTGCCGCACGGTCAACAGGCTGGAGACGGTCCAGTCCGGCTCCATTCTGCTCGACGGAGAACCACTGCCCGACGAAGGGCGCGGCCTCGCCCGGCTGCGGACCGAGGTCGGCATGGTCTTCCAGTCCTTCAACCTCTTCGCGCACAAGACCGTGCTCCAGAACGTCTCGCTCGCGCAGATCAAGGTCCGGGGACGCAAGCGCGAGGACGCCGACCGGCGCTCGCGCGAACTCCTCGCCCGCGTCGGGCTCGCCCCCCAGGCCGACAAGTACCCCGCCCAGCTCTCCGGCGGCCAGCAGCAGCGCGTCGCGATCGCGCGCGCCCTCGCCATGGACCCGAAGGCCCTGCTCTTCGACGAGCCGACCTCCGCGCTCGACCCCGAGATGATCAACGAGGTCCTCGACGTCATGAAACAACTCGCCGAGTCCGGCATGACGATGGTCGTCGTCACGCACGAGATGGGCTTCGCCCGGTCCGCCGCCGACCGTGTCGTCTTCATGGACGGTGGCCGCATCGTCGAGGACCGCACGCCCGAGGAGTTCTTCACCGCCCCGGAGAGCGAGCGCGCCAAGGACTTCCTCTCCAAGATCCTCAAGCACTGA
- a CDS encoding DUF6278 family protein, with protein sequence MDGPPRPVGELLEQDPRAAVELFAECELLRAEAAEAGVVLDDSPESLEALDQLLPRWRSDPELLDHLGNDAGFYLGTVVARTVPGAVWRLGGDGTPVVLLPSGRELAVVEDGLSWAESGAPELSQVYGEVSEG encoded by the coding sequence GTGGACGGCCCGCCGCGGCCGGTCGGCGAACTCCTGGAGCAGGACCCGCGCGCGGCCGTGGAGCTGTTCGCCGAGTGCGAGCTGCTGCGGGCGGAGGCCGCCGAGGCGGGAGTCGTGCTCGACGACTCCCCGGAGTCCCTGGAGGCGCTCGACCAGTTGCTGCCGCGCTGGCGCTCCGACCCCGAACTCCTCGACCACCTCGGCAACGACGCCGGTTTCTACCTCGGCACCGTCGTCGCGCGCACGGTGCCGGGAGCGGTGTGGCGGCTCGGCGGCGACGGCACCCCGGTCGTCCTGCTGCCCTCGGGCCGCGAACTCGCGGTCGTGGAGGACGGCCTGAGCTGGGCGGAGTCGGGAGCGCCGGAGTTGTCGCAGGTGTACGGGGAGGTCTCGGAGGGGTGA